From Deinococcus yavapaiensis KR-236, a single genomic window includes:
- a CDS encoding ATP-binding protein: protein MPVAKAAVVRLGVDISPEVLARYAVGLANARGGTILVGVGPDGPQDASDIHPLQVTHAIFELTSGKLSVNVRHEPLGGVRVLSVHVPQAPYLLATLEGEVVAWDGAHLVPVSALPHEPLVQPDFTESVPPHASLADLDPFEVARLRSMGRKGNLASLADLDFLRELGLIRDVNGEAKPTVAGILMAGTSDALKAYVPQAEVCYYHHATSDVEFQFREDLLRPLPALLLRLSELVQARNAFTPVQVGLFRIEVWDYDEAVYREAILNALAHRDYTLRDVVHVHHFPDRLEIMNPGGFPGGITSENILRHAPKRRNPLLAESLARLGFVERAGVGVDKMYSLMLRHGKEPPEFTTYEDAVTLTLHNPGFDAEFVRFVARKQEEMQTLSLDMLIVLSVLGREGDVPRAALARALQLPEERTPRLLAMMEERGLVVKSGRGANTTYALSSDARGALRRSAPSAAVERAERTGRPRRAGSSREAALALASRPEGASNGDVRRELGLSTQGAWRVLRALLDAGVVERRGRGPKNARYFRRVS from the coding sequence TTGCCGGTCGCCAAGGCGGCCGTGGTGCGGCTCGGCGTCGATATCAGCCCCGAGGTGCTCGCGCGTTACGCGGTCGGACTCGCCAACGCGCGCGGCGGGACCATCCTCGTCGGCGTCGGCCCCGACGGGCCGCAGGACGCCTCGGACATTCATCCGCTGCAAGTAACGCACGCGATTTTCGAGCTCACGAGCGGCAAGCTCAGCGTGAACGTGCGTCACGAGCCGCTCGGAGGAGTGCGCGTGCTGTCGGTGCACGTTCCGCAAGCGCCGTACCTGCTCGCCACGCTCGAAGGCGAGGTCGTCGCGTGGGACGGCGCGCACCTCGTGCCGGTGAGCGCGTTGCCGCACGAACCGCTGGTGCAACCCGACTTCACGGAATCGGTGCCGCCGCACGCGTCGCTCGCCGATCTCGATCCCTTCGAGGTGGCGAGGTTGCGTTCGATGGGACGAAAGGGCAACCTCGCGTCGCTCGCCGACCTCGACTTTCTGCGCGAACTCGGCTTGATTCGCGACGTGAACGGCGAAGCGAAACCCACCGTGGCGGGCATCTTGATGGCGGGCACGTCGGACGCGTTGAAGGCGTACGTGCCGCAAGCGGAGGTGTGTTACTACCATCACGCCACGTCCGACGTGGAGTTCCAGTTTCGCGAGGATCTGCTTCGCCCTCTTCCGGCCTTGTTGCTGCGCCTCTCGGAGCTCGTGCAGGCCCGCAACGCCTTCACGCCCGTGCAAGTCGGTCTTTTTCGCATCGAGGTGTGGGATTACGACGAGGCGGTGTACCGCGAGGCGATCCTCAACGCGCTCGCACACCGCGATTACACGCTGCGCGACGTCGTGCACGTCCACCACTTCCCGGACCGCCTCGAAATCATGAATCCCGGCGGCTTTCCGGGTGGAATCACGTCGGAGAACATCTTGCGCCACGCGCCGAAGCGGCGCAATCCGCTGCTCGCCGAGTCGCTCGCACGGCTCGGCTTCGTGGAGCGCGCGGGCGTGGGGGTCGACAAGATGTACTCGCTGATGCTGCGTCACGGCAAAGAACCGCCCGAGTTCACGACGTACGAGGACGCGGTGACGTTGACGCTGCACAATCCCGGCTTCGACGCGGAGTTCGTGCGCTTCGTGGCGCGCAAGCAAGAGGAGATGCAGACGCTGTCGCTCGACATGCTGATCGTGCTGAGCGTCCTCGGACGCGAGGGCGACGTGCCGCGTGCCGCGCTCGCGCGGGCGCTGCAACTGCCCGAGGAGCGCACGCCGAGGCTGCTCGCCATGATGGAGGAGCGCGGCCTCGTCGTGAAGTCGGGACGCGGGGCGAACACGACGTACGCCTTGTCGAGCGACGCCCGCGGCGCGCTTCGTCGGTCGGCGCCGAGCGCCGCCGTGGAGCGTGCCGAGCGGACGGGGCGTCCTCGCCGCGCCGGGTCGTCGCGCGAAGCGGCCCTCGCGCTCGCGAGCCGTCCGGAGGGCGCGTCGAACGGAGACGTGCGGCGAGAACTCGGCTTGTCGACGCAAGGCGCGTGGCGCGTGTTGCGCGCCCTCTTGGACGCGGGCGTCGTGGAACGCCGCGGACGCGGTCCGAAGAACGCTCGGTACTTCCGCCGCGTCTCATGA
- a CDS encoding ABC transporter substrate-binding protein, whose translation MKKALTVGLTFALSALGAASAQGVTITIACGAVGQELEFCRSGSDAWAKKTGNTVKILQSPNLTNDRLGLYQQQLAARSSDIDVYQMDVIWPGLLAQHFIDLKQYIPAAEVNAHFPAIIRNNTIGGKLVGMPWFTDAGVLYYRTDLLQKYGFKNPPKTWAELERQARTIQAGERKSNNRFVGFVFQGRNYEGLACDALEWISSFGGGSVIDANGNVTINNAGARNALRTAASWVGTIAPSGVTTYDEEAARNVFQAGNAAFMRNWPYAWALAQGEGSAVRSKVGVVALPAGTGTGARSAGTLGGWQLGVSAYSRNQKVAADLVRYLTGREEQKRRAVEGSYNPTIAALYKDQDVLKAVPFFGSLYNVFTNAVARPSSPTASKYNQVSNQFASAVYAVLTKRQTPEQALSGLQTSLTRLKGAGFR comes from the coding sequence ATGAAAAAAGCTCTTACCGTCGGCCTCACCTTCGCTCTGTCCGCGCTCGGCGCGGCCTCGGCGCAAGGCGTCACGATCACCATCGCCTGCGGCGCGGTCGGCCAAGAACTCGAGTTCTGCCGGTCGGGATCGGACGCATGGGCCAAGAAGACGGGCAACACCGTCAAGATCCTTCAGTCGCCCAACCTCACCAACGACCGCTTGGGTCTGTACCAGCAGCAACTCGCCGCGCGCAGCAGCGACATCGACGTCTACCAGATGGACGTGATTTGGCCGGGCCTGCTCGCCCAGCACTTCATCGACCTCAAGCAGTACATCCCCGCGGCGGAAGTCAACGCGCACTTCCCCGCCATCATCCGTAACAACACCATCGGCGGCAAGCTCGTCGGGATGCCTTGGTTCACGGACGCCGGCGTGCTGTACTACCGCACGGACCTGCTGCAGAAGTACGGCTTCAAGAACCCCCCGAAGACGTGGGCGGAGCTCGAGCGTCAAGCGCGCACGATCCAAGCCGGTGAGCGCAAGTCGAACAACCGCTTCGTCGGCTTCGTCTTCCAAGGCCGCAACTACGAAGGTCTCGCGTGCGACGCGCTCGAGTGGATCTCCTCGTTCGGCGGCGGCTCGGTCATCGACGCGAACGGCAACGTCACCATCAACAACGCCGGCGCGCGCAACGCGCTGCGCACCGCCGCGAGCTGGGTCGGCACCATCGCCCCGTCGGGCGTCACGACGTACGACGAGGAAGCGGCCCGTAACGTCTTCCAAGCAGGCAACGCCGCCTTCATGCGCAACTGGCCGTACGCCTGGGCGCTGGCTCAAGGCGAAGGCTCGGCCGTTCGCAGCAAAGTCGGCGTCGTCGCCTTGCCGGCGGGCACCGGAACCGGCGCGCGCAGCGCCGGCACCCTCGGCGGATGGCAGCTCGGCGTGAGCGCCTACAGTCGGAACCAGAAGGTCGCCGCCGACCTCGTGCGTTACCTCACGGGCCGCGAGGAGCAAAAGCGCCGCGCGGTCGAAGGTTCGTACAACCCGACGATCGCGGCGCTTTACAAGGACCAAGACGTCCTCAAAGCCGTGCCGTTCTTCGGCAGCCTCTACAACGTGTTCACGAACGCGGTGGCGCGCCCGTCGAGCCCGACGGCCAGCAAGTACAACCAAGTGTCGAACCAATTCGCCTCGGCAGTGTACGCCGTGCTCACGAAGCGTCAAACGCCCGAGCAGGCGCTCAGCGGACTTCAAACGTCCCTGACCCGCCTCAAGGGCGCCGGCTTCCGTTAA
- a CDS encoding carbohydrate ABC transporter permease: MATSSLPTSTRRPGIERARARTAVWLLVPTLLAIAFVAGYPLFRTIYLSFTDANLGSTDAPRLVGFSNYASLLADPAWWGAVRNTVVFTVFSVGFEFVLGLAFALVINSKFRGRGLMRTAILVPWAIPTVVSAQMWSWMYNDNFGVVTDILLRLGVMQPGESLLANPITALPAIIAVDVWKTAPFVALLLLAGLQSIPSDMYEAADVDGASKVTQFFRLTLPLLVPAILVTLIFRTLDALRVFDVIFVMKGYAPESVSMSAFARQQLVDFQLLGAGSAASVLIFLVVMIFTVIYVTSLRVKFD; this comes from the coding sequence ATGGCAACTTCCTCGCTTCCCACGTCCACGCGCCGTCCCGGCATCGAACGGGCTCGGGCGCGCACCGCCGTCTGGCTGCTCGTGCCGACCCTTCTCGCGATCGCGTTCGTCGCCGGATATCCGTTGTTCCGTACGATCTATCTGTCGTTCACCGACGCCAACCTCGGATCGACGGACGCTCCTCGACTCGTCGGCTTCTCGAACTACGCCTCGCTGCTCGCCGATCCCGCTTGGTGGGGTGCGGTTCGCAACACGGTCGTGTTCACGGTGTTTTCCGTGGGCTTCGAGTTCGTCCTCGGCCTCGCGTTCGCGCTCGTCATCAACTCGAAGTTTCGTGGTCGCGGCCTCATGCGAACGGCGATTCTCGTGCCGTGGGCCATTCCGACGGTGGTGAGCGCCCAGATGTGGTCGTGGATGTACAACGACAACTTCGGCGTCGTCACCGACATCCTGCTGCGCCTCGGCGTGATGCAACCCGGGGAGTCCCTGCTCGCCAATCCCATCACTGCCCTGCCCGCCATCATCGCCGTGGACGTTTGGAAGACCGCTCCGTTCGTGGCTCTGCTGCTGCTCGCGGGCCTGCAAAGCATTCCGAGCGACATGTACGAGGCGGCGGACGTGGACGGCGCCAGTAAGGTCACGCAGTTCTTCCGCCTCACGCTGCCCCTGCTCGTGCCGGCGATTCTCGTGACGTTGATCTTCCGAACGCTGGACGCCTTGCGCGTCTTCGACGTGATCTTCGTCATGAAAGGCTATGCGCCCGAGTCCGTGTCGATGAGCGCGTTCGCACGTCAGCAACTCGTGGACTTCCAGTTGCTCGGCGCGGGCTCGGCGGCTTCCGTCCTGATCTTCCTCGTCGTGATGATCTTCACGGTGATCTACGTGACGAGCCTTCGCGTGAAGTTCGACTGA
- a CDS encoding carbohydrate ABC transporter permease yields the protein MKKNSPLQLLGNIAFWIVVLVILFYVLFPFYWAINTSLKAPQSLSQTPIQYLPVQFHVQNYFDVFTNQPFGRNLLNSLAVAVGTVILSLLLSVLAAYALGRFRFRGKAAMMYTILAVSVFPQIAVLGGLFSFIRQAGLYNTWGGLIFSYMIFTLPFTVWVLTSFVRDIPGELEEAALVDGASPLQTLFKVLLPVMTPALVTTGLLAFINAWNEFLFALTFTSDNNARTVPPAIGLFSGASQYESPFAQIMAASVIVTIPLIVLVLVFQRNIVSGLTAGAVKG from the coding sequence ATGAAAAAGAACTCGCCTCTTCAATTGCTCGGCAACATCGCCTTCTGGATCGTCGTGCTCGTCATCTTGTTCTACGTGCTGTTCCCGTTCTACTGGGCCATCAACACGTCGCTCAAGGCGCCGCAGTCGCTCAGCCAGACGCCGATTCAGTACCTGCCCGTCCAATTCCACGTTCAAAACTACTTCGACGTCTTCACGAACCAGCCGTTCGGGCGCAATCTTCTCAACTCGCTCGCCGTCGCCGTCGGGACGGTCATCCTGAGCTTGCTGCTGTCGGTGCTCGCCGCGTACGCGCTCGGACGCTTCCGCTTCCGAGGCAAGGCCGCGATGATGTACACGATTCTCGCGGTGTCCGTGTTTCCGCAAATCGCGGTGCTCGGCGGTCTTTTCTCGTTCATTCGTCAAGCCGGGCTGTACAACACATGGGGCGGCTTGATCTTCTCGTACATGATCTTCACGTTGCCGTTCACGGTGTGGGTCTTGACGTCGTTCGTGCGCGACATCCCCGGCGAACTCGAGGAAGCGGCCCTCGTGGACGGCGCGTCTCCCCTGCAGACGCTGTTCAAAGTGCTGCTGCCCGTCATGACGCCCGCCCTCGTGACCACGGGCCTGCTCGCGTTCATCAACGCGTGGAACGAGTTCTTGTTCGCCCTCACGTTCACGTCCGACAACAACGCCCGCACCGTGCCGCCCGCCATCGGGTTGTTCTCGGGCGCGAGTCAGTACGAGTCGCCGTTCGCGCAGATCATGGCGGCCTCCGTCATCGTGACGATCCCGCTGATCGTCCTCGTGCTGGTCTTCCAGCGCAACATCGTCTCGGGCCTCACGGCCGGCGCCGTCAAAGGTTGA
- a CDS encoding S10 family peptidase, with protein sequence MTQPNSDTPSASALHADNIVTTHHTLRLGDRKLKYTARAGTLVLREESADKDGKSEGLKAKAEVFFVAYTLDDAPQGRPLTFSFNGGPGSSSVWLHLGLLGPKRVKMGDAGNLLPPPYDLIDNEHTLLDVTDLVFVDPIGTGYSRAVQGEADKAFHGFKRDIESVGDFIRTFVSREKRWLSPKFLIGESYGTTRAAGLSGYLGERHGLFLNGIMLVSSILDFGTVREAPGNDLPFVLMLPTMTATAWYHGKIDGDLPKLLNASEAFASGPYLAGLFKGAKLGGEERSAVRRDLARFTGLSEDFVERCDLRVSLERFQTELLRERGVTVGRLDSRFVGKNRDLAATRTEYDPSYSAIQGPYTAAMNHLVRGELAFESDLPYEILSFKVFPQWSYAEFENRYVDVSDTLRRAMNQNPALRVHVASGYFDFATPYYAAKYTFSHLGVDADTEGRVEFCEYPAGHMMYVHEESLARQRRDLGAFIEQRG encoded by the coding sequence ATGACGCAACCCAACTCGGACACGCCGTCGGCGTCCGCTCTGCACGCCGACAACATCGTCACGACGCATCACACCTTGAGGCTCGGAGATCGCAAGCTGAAGTACACGGCTCGCGCGGGCACGCTCGTGTTGCGCGAGGAAAGCGCCGACAAGGACGGAAAGTCCGAGGGCCTCAAGGCGAAAGCCGAGGTGTTCTTCGTGGCGTACACGCTCGACGACGCGCCTCAAGGCCGCCCTCTCACCTTCTCGTTCAACGGCGGCCCCGGTTCGAGCTCGGTGTGGCTGCACCTCGGTCTGCTCGGTCCGAAGCGCGTGAAGATGGGCGACGCGGGAAACCTCTTGCCGCCGCCGTACGACTTGATCGACAACGAGCACACGCTGCTCGACGTCACCGACCTCGTGTTCGTCGATCCGATCGGAACGGGCTACTCGCGCGCCGTGCAAGGCGAGGCGGACAAGGCCTTCCACGGCTTCAAGCGTGACATCGAAAGCGTCGGAGATTTCATTCGTACGTTCGTGTCGCGCGAAAAGCGCTGGCTGAGCCCGAAGTTCCTGATCGGCGAAAGTTACGGCACCACGCGCGCGGCGGGCCTCAGCGGCTACCTCGGCGAGCGTCACGGCTTGTTCCTCAACGGAATCATGCTGGTGTCGAGCATCCTCGACTTCGGCACGGTTCGCGAAGCGCCCGGCAACGACCTTCCGTTCGTGCTGATGCTGCCGACGATGACGGCCACCGCCTGGTACCACGGCAAGATCGACGGCGACTTGCCGAAGTTGCTCAACGCGTCGGAAGCGTTCGCGAGCGGACCGTACCTGGCAGGACTGTTCAAGGGAGCGAAGCTCGGCGGCGAGGAGCGAAGCGCGGTGCGGCGCGACCTCGCTCGGTTCACGGGCCTGAGCGAGGACTTCGTGGAGCGGTGCGATCTGCGCGTCAGCTTGGAGCGCTTTCAAACGGAACTGCTGCGCGAGCGAGGCGTCACGGTCGGACGCCTCGACAGCCGTTTCGTCGGCAAGAACCGCGACTTGGCGGCGACGCGCACCGAGTACGACCCGAGCTACTCGGCCATTCAAGGTCCGTACACGGCGGCGATGAATCACCTCGTGCGCGGCGAACTCGCCTTCGAGAGCGACTTGCCGTACGAGATCTTGTCGTTCAAGGTCTTTCCGCAGTGGAGTTACGCGGAGTTCGAGAATCGCTACGTCGACGTCAGCGATACGCTTCGGCGCGCGATGAACCAGAATCCCGCCCTTCGCGTGCACGTCGCGAGCGGCTACTTCGACTTCGCCACCCCGTACTACGCGGCGAAGTACACCTTCTCGCACCTCGGCGTCGACGCGGACACCGAGGGCCGCGTCGAGTTCTGCGAGTACCCGGCGGGACACATGATGTACGTTCACGAGGAAAGCTTGGCGCGACAACGACGCGACCTCGGCGCCTTCATCGAGCAACGAGGCTAA
- a CDS encoding gamma carbonic anhydrase family protein: MGRYEFEGHAPSVATSAFVAPSADVIGRVTVHEAASVWFGAVLRGDTEDIVVGPRCNVQDGAVLHADPGFPCVLAEDVTVGHRAVVHGAHLAKGSLVGMGAVLLNGSSLGEGAVLAAGALLPEGVRVPPGMLAVGVPARVVREAPPSGHAARYVALAARYRGDTP, from the coding sequence ATGGGACGCTACGAGTTCGAAGGTCATGCGCCGAGCGTGGCGACAAGCGCGTTCGTCGCGCCGAGCGCCGACGTGATCGGTCGCGTCACCGTGCACGAGGCCGCGTCGGTGTGGTTCGGGGCGGTGCTGCGCGGCGACACCGAGGACATCGTGGTCGGACCGCGCTGCAACGTCCAAGACGGCGCCGTGCTTCACGCCGATCCCGGCTTTCCGTGCGTCCTCGCCGAGGACGTCACGGTGGGCCACCGCGCGGTCGTGCACGGCGCGCACCTCGCCAAGGGCAGCCTCGTCGGAATGGGCGCGGTGCTGCTCAACGGAAGCTCGCTCGGCGAAGGAGCGGTGCTCGCCGCCGGGGCCTTGCTGCCCGAAGGAGTTCGCGTTCCACCCGGCATGCTCGCCGTGGGCGTGCCCGCCCGCGTCGTTCGCGAAGCGCCGCCTTCCGGGCACGCGGCTCGTTACGTCGCCCTCGCCGCCCGATACCGAGGAGACACGCCTTGA
- a CDS encoding NUDIX hydrolase has product MDAKELGAGGVVLNAENEVLLVRYRSGGWTFPKGHIDPGERVEQTAVREVKEETGVTASIFAPLSPTRYTNDRGVAREIHWFLMRAAPSVTVLETLFDDGGFFAPSTALELLSYPEDKALLKEALRHANVT; this is encoded by the coding sequence ATGGACGCGAAGGAGCTCGGAGCGGGCGGCGTCGTTCTGAACGCCGAGAACGAAGTGCTGCTCGTACGGTACCGCAGTGGCGGTTGGACCTTTCCCAAAGGCCACATCGATCCCGGCGAGCGCGTCGAGCAGACGGCGGTGCGCGAAGTGAAGGAGGAAACGGGCGTCACCGCCTCGATCTTCGCGCCGCTGTCACCGACGCGCTACACCAACGACCGTGGCGTCGCCCGCGAGATCCACTGGTTTTTGATGCGCGCCGCGCCGAGCGTCACGGTGCTCGAGACGCTCTTCGACGACGGAGGCTTCTTCGCGCCGAGCACCGCTCTCGAACTGTTAAGCTATCCTGAAGACAAGGCATTGTTGAAAGAAGCGCTTCGTCACGCGAACGTGACGTGA
- a CDS encoding cold-shock protein — protein MAQGRVKWFNVEKGYGFIEYPGHPDVFVHYSAIQTSGFRKLNEGDEVEFELENASNGKGPQAKNVSVTSAAPEPASRGRW, from the coding sequence ATGGCTCAAGGTCGAGTGAAGTGGTTCAACGTCGAGAAGGGCTACGGGTTCATCGAGTACCCCGGTCACCCCGACGTGTTCGTGCATTACAGCGCCATCCAGACGAGCGGCTTTCGCAAGCTCAACGAAGGCGACGAAGTCGAGTTCGAGCTGGAAAACGCCTCGAACGGCAAGGGCCCGCAAGCGAAGAACGTCTCGGTGACGAGCGCCGCGCCCGAACCCGCGTCGCGCGGTCGCTGGTAA
- a CDS encoding YjgN family protein, with the protein MSSPAFEERVVGRVRPVGAEHPLSFTGSASEYFRIWIVNIALTTITLGLYWAWAKVRTRRYFYGNTWLGGHNFEYTANPVAILRGHIVVAVMAGLYSFLQSYDVALWLVVLALFALVWPYLAWSSLRFLGINTAYRGLRFGFHGQLKDAYKVYLAWPLLLVPTFGLLTPHVTFLQRRYTFDHAAYGSARASFVGKSSEVWTIYLLAFALSVGAFTALGIAAFVLVVAAGLLGALGGDLGASRDSSFALFGVLALVPIYALYLLALAALGAFVKASLLHYSLTNTRGRLDDGSEVAFESTISPWMYTGISVVNTLAQVVTLGLATPWAAVRRANYVLPRVAVVSPRPLDEFTSDVAQRQNALGEAATDFLGLDIAL; encoded by the coding sequence ATGAGTAGCCCCGCCTTCGAAGAGCGCGTCGTCGGCCGCGTTCGGCCCGTCGGCGCCGAACACCCTCTGAGCTTCACGGGCTCGGCGTCCGAGTACTTCCGCATTTGGATCGTCAACATCGCCCTCACGACGATCACCCTCGGTTTGTACTGGGCGTGGGCGAAGGTGAGGACGCGGCGCTACTTCTACGGCAACACGTGGCTGGGCGGTCACAATTTCGAGTACACGGCCAATCCCGTCGCGATTTTGCGCGGACACATCGTCGTGGCCGTCATGGCGGGGCTCTACAGCTTCCTGCAATCGTACGACGTGGCGCTGTGGCTCGTCGTGCTCGCGTTGTTCGCGCTCGTGTGGCCTTACCTCGCGTGGAGTTCGCTGCGTTTCCTCGGCATCAACACCGCGTACAGGGGATTGCGTTTCGGCTTTCACGGTCAGCTCAAAGACGCTTACAAGGTGTATCTCGCGTGGCCGCTGCTGCTCGTGCCGACCTTCGGGCTGCTCACACCGCACGTGACGTTCCTGCAGCGCCGCTACACCTTCGATCACGCGGCGTACGGCTCGGCGCGCGCCTCGTTCGTCGGCAAGTCGAGCGAAGTGTGGACCATTTACCTGCTGGCGTTCGCGCTCAGCGTGGGCGCGTTCACCGCCCTCGGCATCGCCGCGTTCGTCTTGGTGGTAGCCGCCGGTCTGCTCGGCGCGCTCGGGGGCGATCTCGGCGCGTCTCGCGACTCGAGCTTCGCCCTTTTCGGCGTGCTCGCGCTCGTGCCGATCTACGCGCTGTATTTGCTGGCGCTCGCCGCGCTCGGCGCGTTCGTCAAAGCGAGCTTGCTGCACTACAGCCTCACGAACACACGCGGACGACTCGACGACGGCAGCGAGGTCGCCTTCGAGTCGACGATCAGTCCGTGGATGTACACGGGCATCAGCGTGGTCAACACGCTCGCGCAAGTCGTGACGCTCGGCTTGGCGACGCCTTGGGCGGCGGTGAGGCGCGCGAATTACGTGCTGCCGCGCGTCGCCGTCGTGTCGCCGCGTCCCCTCGACGAGTTCACGTCGGACGTCGCTCAACGTCAAAACGCCCTCGGCGAAGCCGCCACGGACTTCCTAGGGCTCGACATCGCCTTGTGA
- a CDS encoding M48 family metallopeptidase: MHGVYFDGRTSKAHEATASVESDTFVVRLDDAEGSERRFAWKDVVIEPAMGRVRRAFVLRDAQRFETSDFGAVEALEATLGRNRGLTFVHRVESRWHLVLLSVAVFVVVTFAIWRYGLPILAGVAASLTPPGAMAVMDRQAARLLDEQLFEPTNLPADTRRRVRADFRRVVADLGGAYPYRLEFRDGGELGANALALPHGTIYVTDQLVKLAKNDRELEGVLAHEAGHVIRRHAMKGVYQSVGLFVLLSAVMGDVGTASTIAATIPTVLVNSGYSREMESDADDVGGRYLLARYRTTKPLQDLLTRLSEARGSKGGDFTILDSHPDLERRLKRLRALQRDAQRQP; the protein is encoded by the coding sequence ATGCACGGAGTCTACTTCGACGGCCGAACGTCCAAAGCGCACGAGGCGACGGCGAGCGTGGAGTCCGACACCTTCGTGGTGCGCCTCGACGACGCCGAGGGAAGCGAGCGCCGTTTCGCGTGGAAGGACGTCGTGATCGAGCCCGCCATGGGCCGCGTTCGACGCGCGTTCGTGCTGCGGGACGCGCAACGCTTCGAGACGAGCGACTTCGGTGCGGTGGAGGCGCTCGAAGCGACGCTGGGACGCAACCGTGGGCTGACGTTCGTGCACCGCGTGGAAAGCCGCTGGCACCTCGTGCTGCTGAGCGTCGCCGTGTTCGTCGTGGTCACCTTCGCGATCTGGCGATACGGCTTACCGATCCTCGCGGGCGTCGCCGCGTCCCTCACGCCGCCCGGCGCGATGGCCGTGATGGACCGTCAAGCGGCGCGTCTGCTCGACGAGCAACTGTTCGAGCCGACGAACCTGCCAGCCGACACGCGAAGGCGCGTTCGCGCCGATTTCCGGCGAGTCGTGGCTGACCTCGGTGGCGCGTACCCCTACCGCTTGGAGTTTCGCGACGGCGGCGAGCTCGGCGCGAACGCGCTCGCGCTTCCTCACGGCACGATCTACGTCACCGACCAACTCGTGAAGCTCGCCAAGAACGACCGCGAACTCGAAGGCGTCCTCGCGCACGAAGCGGGCCACGTCATTCGTCGCCACGCCATGAAGGGCGTGTACCAAAGCGTCGGGCTGTTCGTGCTGCTGAGCGCCGTCATGGGCGACGTCGGCACGGCCTCCACGATCGCCGCGACGATACCGACCGTGCTCGTCAACAGCGGCTACTCGCGCGAGATGGAAAGCGACGCCGACGACGTCGGAGGTCGCTACCTCCTCGCGCGGTACCGCACGACGAAGCCTTTGCAAGACCTTTTGACGCGGCTCAGCGAGGCGCGCGGCTCGAAGGGCGGGGACTTCACGATCCTCGATTCGCATCCCGATCTGGAGCGCCGCTTGAAGCGACTGCGCGCGTTGCAGCGAGACGCTCAACGCCAACCTTAG
- a CDS encoding peptidylprolyl isomerase: MHRMLLTLALAATTALAQTAPQTPAAPTAPADPNTVVARVGDETITLGEYERQYRIYVGRIVNQQGVPFSEDVLSFFAQYRTDILNQLVRSRGLVQLANAAGLQSDATKVDATIAENKQEFGSDEEFTDALQQSGYPDEAAFRQAVTEGLLTGAFVDSLRERFKFGPAVLRAYYVTHKADYTKTAQACVKHILVADEAAAKTVRDRLAGGEEFAKIASEVSQDPGSKDEGGDLGCFEQGQTVPEFDQAAFTGPLNTLQQVTTQFGVHVLQVSQRTSGGVASFEEAEPDIRNTLANLAAEKYLDAKLKGVKIETFADVVAAPAAPTDPAAPAQPKQP, translated from the coding sequence ATGCACCGAATGCTGCTCACGCTCGCCCTCGCGGCGACGACCGCGCTGGCGCAAACCGCGCCGCAGACGCCCGCCGCTCCGACCGCGCCCGCCGACCCGAACACCGTCGTCGCGCGCGTCGGCGACGAAACGATCACCCTCGGCGAGTACGAACGGCAATACCGCATCTACGTCGGCCGCATCGTCAATCAGCAGGGCGTGCCGTTCAGCGAGGACGTGCTGTCGTTCTTCGCGCAGTACCGCACGGACATTCTCAATCAGCTCGTGCGCTCGCGCGGCCTCGTGCAACTCGCCAACGCCGCGGGGCTTCAATCGGACGCGACCAAAGTCGACGCGACGATTGCGGAGAACAAGCAGGAGTTCGGAAGCGACGAGGAATTCACGGACGCCTTGCAGCAATCGGGCTACCCGGACGAGGCGGCTTTCCGTCAAGCCGTCACGGAAGGATTGCTCACGGGCGCGTTCGTGGACTCCTTGCGCGAACGCTTCAAGTTCGGTCCCGCCGTTTTGCGGGCGTACTACGTGACGCACAAGGCCGACTACACCAAAACCGCGCAGGCGTGCGTCAAGCACATCCTCGTCGCCGACGAGGCCGCCGCCAAGACCGTGCGTGACCGCCTCGCGGGCGGCGAGGAGTTCGCGAAGATCGCCTCGGAAGTGTCGCAAGATCCGGGCAGCAAGGACGAAGGCGGCGACCTCGGTTGCTTCGAACAAGGCCAGACGGTGCCCGAGTTCGATCAAGCCGCGTTCACGGGGCCGCTCAACACGCTGCAGCAAGTCACGACCCAGTTCGGCGTGCACGTTTTGCAAGTGTCTCAGCGCACGTCGGGCGGCGTCGCGTCGTTCGAGGAAGCCGAGCCCGACATTCGCAACACCCTCGCGAACCTCGCAGCGGAAAAGTACTTGGACGCGAAGCTCAAGGGCGTCAAGATCGAGACGTTCGCGGACGTCGTAGCGGCGCCCGCAGCGCCAACCGATCCTGCCGCCCCCGCTCAACCGAAACAACCTTGA